In Aristaeella hokkaidonensis, the following are encoded in one genomic region:
- a CDS encoding prolipoprotein diacylglyceryl transferase, with protein sequence MNTILSIGPLNLTPYGLAVLAGVLAGALLCLLNKKVFQLLPLTILGAVVLGHAFWTFLRLDGYMDEISSFAFMFQPWLGGYTLYGALIGGTLGALAGAKLSGIRPLEALDTLAPAACAVLFFCRLGEYYTGEGVGAEALESLSFFPIASEGLNSGFWLYAVWFWEAIAALVILILLQCRRKHAREGELTVLFVTLLGTSQILLEQFRKDNFVRLNSFVRFTQIAAVLTLLALMIVLVIRRRPDRKKTILSFAVLVAAAGAVVMAEFVFDKPQMETLLYIALAATAVLFGLMLIAFRGKAGKLPAGLFGLFTGTLILLYLLATVDPDSSGFLYTILLDLMMLSSLTAIGVTLMTLYHSESALEK encoded by the coding sequence ATGAATACCATCTTGTCCATCGGACCCCTGAACCTGACCCCCTACGGACTGGCCGTGCTGGCCGGCGTACTGGCCGGTGCATTGCTGTGCCTGCTGAACAAAAAGGTCTTTCAGCTCCTGCCGCTGACAATCCTGGGAGCGGTCGTCCTGGGGCATGCCTTCTGGACTTTCCTTCGTCTCGACGGCTATATGGATGAAATCAGTTCCTTCGCCTTCATGTTCCAGCCCTGGCTGGGCGGCTATACGCTTTACGGTGCCCTCATCGGCGGCACCCTTGGTGCGCTGGCCGGTGCGAAGCTGAGCGGCATCCGTCCCCTGGAAGCACTGGATACCCTGGCTCCCGCAGCCTGTGCAGTCCTCTTTTTCTGCCGTCTGGGAGAATACTATACCGGCGAGGGTGTCGGCGCTGAAGCACTGGAATCCCTCTCCTTCTTCCCCATTGCCAGCGAAGGGCTGAATTCCGGTTTCTGGCTATACGCGGTCTGGTTCTGGGAAGCCATCGCCGCGTTGGTCATCCTGATCCTGCTGCAGTGCCGCCGGAAGCATGCCCGCGAAGGAGAGCTTACCGTCCTGTTCGTTACGTTGCTCGGTACCAGCCAGATCCTGCTGGAACAGTTCCGGAAAGACAACTTCGTCCGTCTGAATTCCTTCGTTCGTTTCACCCAGATCGCCGCGGTCCTGACCCTGCTGGCCCTGATGATCGTCCTGGTCATCCGCCGCAGGCCCGACCGGAAAAAGACCATCCTGAGCTTTGCGGTACTCGTTGCCGCTGCCGGCGCGGTCGTAATGGCTGAGTTCGTGTTTGACAAGCCCCAGATGGAAACCCTGCTGTATATCGCGCTGGCCGCCACAGCCGTGCTGTTCGGCCTGATGCTCATCGCCTTCCGGGGGAAAGCCGGAAAGCTGCCCGCCGGCCTGTTCGGCCTGTTCACCGGCACGCTGATCCTGCTTTACCTGCTGGCCACGGTCGATCCGGATTCCTCCGGATTCCTGTACACCATTCTGCTGGACCTGATGATGCTGTCCTCCCTGACCGCCATCGGCGTCACCTTAATGACCTTGTACCATTCCGAATCTGCACTGGAAAAGTAA
- a CDS encoding DUF362 domain-containing protein: MSQKSSPVYFTDFRTVADVSQGVKLQKLCRRAGIDKIDFAGKFAAIKMHFGELGNFAYLRPNYVKAVADLIKELGGKPFLTDCNTLYPGSRKNAVDHLYNAEVNGFNSVTTGCYIIIGDGLKGTDDITVPVPGGEYCKEAYIGRALYDADIIISLNHFKGHEMAGFGGAVKNLGMGGGSRAGKMQQHSDGKPVVDQALCRSCRKCARECGSDAITYKSGKAYIMQDICKGCGRCIGACAFDAIHPSFDTAADMLGRKMAEYTAAICAGKPSFHITLIMDVSPNCDCHGENDAPILPNIGMLASFDPVALDQACADMCLAAEPLPNSQLSDNLAKPGWKHHHDHFKDSNPNVSWRETLAHGEKIGLGTRTYELIKI; the protein is encoded by the coding sequence ATGTCCCAGAAGTCTTCCCCCGTCTATTTCACCGATTTCCGGACCGTAGCTGACGTCAGCCAGGGCGTCAAGCTCCAGAAGCTCTGCCGCCGGGCCGGAATAGACAAGATCGATTTTGCCGGGAAATTCGCTGCCATTAAAATGCACTTCGGTGAGTTGGGCAACTTTGCCTATCTCCGGCCGAACTATGTCAAGGCAGTGGCAGACCTGATCAAGGAACTGGGCGGAAAGCCCTTCCTTACCGACTGCAACACCCTCTATCCCGGCAGCCGGAAAAACGCCGTAGACCATCTGTACAACGCAGAAGTCAACGGTTTTAACAGCGTGACCACCGGCTGCTACATCATCATCGGTGATGGGCTGAAGGGGACGGATGATATCACCGTACCGGTCCCAGGCGGTGAATACTGCAAGGAAGCCTATATCGGCCGTGCCCTCTACGACGCGGACATCATTATTTCCCTGAATCATTTCAAGGGTCATGAAATGGCCGGCTTCGGCGGTGCGGTCAAGAATCTCGGTATGGGCGGCGGCAGCCGGGCCGGGAAAATGCAGCAGCACAGCGACGGCAAGCCGGTTGTTGACCAGGCCCTGTGCCGTTCCTGCCGTAAGTGCGCCCGAGAGTGTGGATCGGACGCCATCACCTATAAAAGCGGCAAGGCCTATATCATGCAGGATATCTGCAAGGGCTGCGGCCGGTGCATCGGCGCCTGTGCCTTTGATGCCATCCATCCGTCTTTTGACACCGCGGCGGATATGCTGGGCCGCAAGATGGCAGAATACACCGCCGCGATCTGTGCCGGGAAGCCTTCCTTCCATATCACCCTGATCATGGATGTTTCCCCCAACTGCGACTGCCACGGGGAAAACGATGCGCCCATCCTGCCGAATATCGGCATGCTGGCCTCCTTTGATCCGGTAGCCCTGGACCAGGCCTGTGCGGATATGTGCCTGGCCGCGGAACCACTGCCCAACAGCCAGCTGTCTGACAACCTGGCAAAACCCGGCTGGAAGCATCATCACGATCACTTCAAGGACAGCAACCCGAACGTCAGCTGGCGGGAAACCCTCGCCCACGGGGAAAAGATCGGCCTGGGTACCCGAACCTATGAACTGATCAAAATCTGA
- a CDS encoding ribonucleoside triphosphate reductase — protein MYQVVKRDGKITDFEIGKISKAITKAFEALGKQYHPSVIDMLALRVTAEYEPLIHDDKIAVETIQDCVEKVLSEAGYADVAKAYILYRKQREKVRNVNSALLNYKDLVDNYLRINDWRVKENSTVTYSVGGLILSNSGAITANYWLSEIYDNEIAEAHRSAAIHIHDLSMLTGYCAGWSLKQLIQEGLGGVPGKITSSPASHLSTLCNQMVNFLGIMQNEWAGAQAFSSFDTYLAPFVRIDNLSQKEVKQCIQSFIYGVNTPSRWGTQAPFSNITLDWTCPKDLENLPAIIGGKEMDFTYGECQKEMDMVNKAFIEIMIEGDANGRGFQYPIPTYSITRDFDWSETENNRLLFEMTAKYGTPYFSNYINSDMEPSDVRSMCCRLRLDLRELRKKSGGFFGSGESTGSIGVVTINMPRLAYEAADEKEFYAKLDHLMDVAARSLKTKRTVITKLLDGGLYPYTKRYLGTFSNHFSTIGLVGMNEAALNANWLKKDLTHPEAQKFAQDVLNHMRERLSDYQEEYGDLYNLEATPAESTTYRFAKHDKEQYPDIITANMNGTPYYTNSSHLPVGYSEDIFSALDVQDELQTLYTSGTVFHAFLGEKLPDWKAAANLVRKIAENYKLPYYTMSPTYSVCKDHGYLSGEQYTCPHCGQKTEVYSRITGYYRPVQNWNDGKAQEFKDRKVYDIGHSRLTHTGPVMASAPAAEPVKEEPAAQPEKENKGCNCARAILFVSATCPNCKLAISMLEKAGFLFKKVLATDNPELTNQYGVKQAPTLVVLGQNPDEYTKYKGVSEIKGMLTAKQVG, from the coding sequence ATGTATCAGGTTGTCAAAAGAGACGGAAAAATCACGGATTTTGAGATCGGCAAAATCTCAAAAGCCATCACCAAAGCGTTCGAAGCTCTGGGAAAACAGTATCATCCCAGCGTGATCGACATGCTGGCCCTGCGGGTTACCGCGGAGTATGAACCGCTGATCCACGACGATAAAATCGCGGTGGAAACCATCCAGGACTGCGTCGAAAAGGTGCTGTCCGAAGCGGGCTATGCTGACGTGGCCAAGGCCTACATCCTGTACCGCAAACAGCGGGAGAAAGTCCGCAACGTCAATTCCGCCCTTCTGAACTATAAGGACCTGGTGGACAACTATCTCCGCATCAACGACTGGCGCGTAAAGGAAAACTCCACCGTCACCTATTCCGTTGGCGGCCTGATCCTGTCCAACTCCGGCGCCATCACGGCCAACTACTGGCTGAGCGAGATCTATGACAATGAAATCGCTGAAGCCCACCGCAGCGCGGCCATTCATATCCATGACCTGAGCATGCTGACCGGCTACTGTGCCGGCTGGAGCCTGAAGCAGCTGATCCAGGAAGGCCTCGGTGGCGTTCCCGGCAAGATCACCAGCTCTCCGGCCAGCCATCTGTCCACCCTGTGCAACCAGATGGTGAACTTCCTGGGCATCATGCAGAACGAGTGGGCCGGCGCTCAGGCCTTCTCCAGCTTTGATACCTACCTGGCTCCCTTCGTCCGGATTGACAACCTGTCCCAGAAGGAAGTCAAGCAGTGCATCCAGAGCTTCATCTACGGTGTGAACACCCCCAGCCGCTGGGGCACCCAGGCACCCTTCTCCAACATCACCCTTGACTGGACCTGCCCGAAGGACCTGGAAAACCTGCCGGCCATCATCGGCGGCAAGGAAATGGACTTTACCTATGGCGAGTGCCAGAAGGAAATGGACATGGTCAACAAGGCCTTCATCGAAATCATGATCGAAGGCGACGCCAACGGCCGCGGCTTCCAGTATCCGATTCCCACCTACTCCATCACCCGGGACTTCGACTGGTCTGAAACCGAGAACAACCGGCTGCTGTTTGAGATGACCGCCAAGTACGGCACCCCTTACTTCAGCAACTATATCAACTCCGACATGGAGCCCAGCGACGTGCGCAGCATGTGCTGCCGCCTGCGTCTTGACTTGCGTGAATTGCGCAAGAAGAGCGGCGGTTTCTTCGGCAGCGGCGAATCCACCGGTTCCATCGGCGTTGTAACCATTAATATGCCCCGCCTGGCCTATGAAGCCGCCGATGAAAAGGAATTCTACGCCAAGCTGGATCACCTGATGGACGTTGCGGCCCGCAGCCTGAAGACCAAGCGTACGGTTATCACCAAGCTGCTGGACGGCGGCCTGTATCCCTACACCAAGCGGTACCTGGGCACCTTCAGCAATCACTTCAGCACCATCGGCCTGGTGGGCATGAATGAAGCGGCCCTGAACGCCAACTGGCTGAAGAAGGACCTGACCCATCCTGAAGCGCAGAAGTTCGCCCAGGATGTGCTGAACCATATGCGGGAGCGCCTGAGCGACTACCAGGAAGAGTACGGCGATCTGTACAACCTGGAAGCGACCCCGGCCGAATCCACCACCTACCGTTTCGCGAAGCATGACAAGGAACAGTATCCGGACATCATCACCGCGAACATGAACGGTACGCCCTACTACACCAACTCCAGCCACCTGCCCGTGGGCTACAGCGAGGACATCTTCTCCGCGCTGGACGTGCAGGATGAGCTGCAGACCCTGTACACCTCCGGTACCGTCTTCCACGCCTTCCTGGGCGAGAAGCTGCCGGACTGGAAGGCGGCCGCGAACCTGGTCCGCAAGATTGCGGAGAACTACAAGCTGCCCTACTACACGATGAGCCCCACCTACTCCGTCTGCAAGGACCATGGCTATCTGAGCGGCGAGCAGTACACCTGCCCCCACTGCGGACAGAAAACCGAGGTTTACAGCCGGATCACCGGTTATTATCGTCCCGTGCAGAACTGGAACGACGGTAAGGCCCAGGAGTTCAAAGACCGGAAGGTTTATGACATCGGCCACAGCCGCCTGACCCATACCGGCCCTGTGATGGCCTCTGCACCGGCGGCTGAGCCCGTGAAGGAAGAGCCCGCTGCCCAGCCCGAGAAGGAGAACAAGGGCTGCAACTGCGCCCGCGCGATCCTGTTTGTCAGCGCTACCTGCCCCAACTGCAAGCTGGCGATCAGCATGCTGGAGAAGGCCGGCTTCCTGTTCAAGAAGGTGCTGGCGACGGACAATCCCGAACTGACCAACCAGTACGGCGTGAAGCAGGCGCCCACGCTGGTGGTGCTCGGCCAGAATCCCGATGAATACACCAAGTACAAGGGTGTATCCGAAATCAAGGGTATGCTGACGGCAAAACAGGTCGGATAA
- the ybaK gene encoding Cys-tRNA(Pro) deacylase gives MGKQDKTNCMRVLDSKKIAYSAHLYEADPTLTGEDIAHLLNEEPSQVFKTLVTVGKPQKYYVFVIPVNAELNLKKAAAAAGEKSVSMIPQRDLLPLTGYVHGGCSPIGMKKHFPSFIDESASGLSRIFVSAGRVGCQVELSPADLIQIASLTPAALI, from the coding sequence ATGGGAAAACAGGACAAAACCAACTGTATGCGGGTACTGGACAGCAAAAAGATTGCCTACAGCGCTCATTTATATGAAGCGGATCCGACCCTGACCGGGGAAGATATCGCCCACCTGCTGAATGAGGAGCCCTCCCAGGTTTTCAAAACCCTGGTTACCGTCGGCAAGCCTCAGAAGTATTATGTGTTTGTGATCCCGGTCAATGCAGAACTGAACCTGAAAAAGGCCGCCGCTGCCGCCGGTGAAAAATCCGTGAGCATGATTCCCCAGCGGGATCTGCTTCCGCTGACCGGCTATGTGCACGGGGGCTGCTCACCTATCGGAATGAAGAAGCATTTCCCTTCGTTTATTGATGAGAGTGCTTCCGGTCTCTCCCGGATCTTTGTCAGTGCGGGCCGCGTCGGCTGCCAGGTGGAACTGTCTCCCGCGGATCTGATTCAGATTGCTTCCCTGACGCCCGCCGCCCTGATTTGA
- a CDS encoding phosphodiester glycosidase family protein: MTKKRTLLWLIPLIVLILLIPFLVPSALPYAGAEEMPVFPSVELSNPEPEPVVLEPNPKYKNSMVSRYAPHKDAFTSEPLGYQDGTICVKIEKRTVVNGNGGKTAVYFTWVKIADPSQLRTSTNQPYPSKQLVAATSLARRERSVLAINGDYFCDRTEGIVYRNGELLRNSVFNTGYGYDALIIDLNGNFHILLKPDPSDFKQYEGCIAHSFIFGPALVVDGKMQVLDGNNYASSPGMGLHKYLQRQAICQMDNLTYLMITAEGPEQSKDGGLTGQEMAQLAYDCGAVQAYNLDGGSSSWLVLGTDRINATRGKKRDIQDIIYFVTAEAEPVPAE; the protein is encoded by the coding sequence ATGACGAAAAAGCGTACCCTGCTGTGGCTGATCCCGCTGATTGTGCTGATTCTGCTGATCCCGTTCCTGGTTCCTTCCGCCCTGCCCTATGCGGGTGCGGAAGAGATGCCTGTTTTCCCTTCCGTGGAGCTGTCCAACCCGGAACCGGAACCGGTTGTGCTGGAGCCGAATCCCAAGTACAAGAATTCCATGGTCTCCCGGTATGCCCCGCACAAGGACGCCTTCACGTCCGAACCCCTGGGATACCAGGACGGTACCATCTGCGTAAAGATCGAGAAGAGAACGGTCGTCAACGGCAACGGCGGCAAGACCGCGGTGTATTTCACCTGGGTAAAGATTGCCGATCCTTCCCAGCTCCGCACCAGCACCAACCAGCCTTATCCTTCCAAGCAGCTCGTCGCCGCAACCTCCCTCGCCCGTCGTGAACGCTCCGTCCTGGCCATCAACGGCGACTATTTCTGCGACCGGACGGAAGGCATCGTCTACCGGAACGGTGAACTGCTGCGGAACAGCGTTTTCAATACCGGTTACGGCTACGACGCGCTGATTATCGACCTGAACGGCAACTTCCATATCCTGCTCAAGCCCGATCCCAGCGATTTCAAACAGTATGAAGGCTGTATCGCCCACAGCTTCATCTTCGGGCCCGCGCTTGTCGTCGACGGCAAGATGCAGGTTCTGGACGGCAACAATTATGCAAGTTCCCCCGGCATGGGGCTCCATAAATACCTGCAGCGCCAGGCCATCTGCCAGATGGATAACCTGACCTACCTGATGATCACTGCGGAAGGTCCTGAACAGTCCAAGGACGGCGGCCTCACCGGCCAGGAAATGGCCCAGCTGGCCTATGACTGCGGTGCGGTCCAGGCTTATAACCTGGACGGCGGTTCCTCCAGCTGGCTGGTGCTCGGTACCGACCGGATCAACGCCACCCGCGGCAAGAAGCGGGATATTCAGGATATCATTTACTTTGTCACTGCTGAAGCGGAACCGGTTCCCGCGGAATAA
- a CDS encoding NAD(P)/FAD-dependent oxidoreductase — translation MTDIIVIGGGPAGMTAALYAQRNGKNALVLEKHGFGGQITYSPKVENWPGTAQMSGNEYAEALLDQIMNQGAEVDLAEVVRIEDHGDYKRVFTDDGLERDAKAVIVAAGVKHRMLGLPGENELVGEGISFCAVCDGDFYTGKTVCVAGGGNSALQEAILLSGKCEKVIMLQDLPEFTGEKKLQEILFSRPNVEKYTGVKITGLNTEEGILRSVTVKPQDGGEERQVACDGLFVAIGLIPENDAFAHLADLNKWGYFDSDERCETKTPGVFVAGDCRSKTVRQLTTAAADGATAALAACRYIDSL, via the coding sequence ATGACGGATATCATCGTGATCGGCGGAGGCCCCGCGGGCATGACGGCCGCGCTGTACGCGCAGCGGAACGGAAAGAACGCACTGGTGCTGGAAAAGCACGGTTTCGGCGGACAGATTACCTACAGCCCCAAGGTGGAAAACTGGCCGGGTACCGCCCAGATGAGCGGCAATGAATACGCCGAGGCGCTGCTGGACCAGATCATGAACCAGGGCGCGGAAGTGGACCTGGCGGAGGTCGTCCGGATCGAGGATCACGGGGACTATAAGCGGGTATTTACAGACGACGGCCTGGAGCGGGACGCAAAGGCTGTTATTGTGGCGGCGGGCGTAAAGCACCGGATGCTGGGCCTGCCGGGTGAAAACGAGCTGGTGGGCGAGGGCATCAGCTTCTGCGCCGTGTGCGACGGGGATTTCTATACCGGAAAAACGGTATGCGTGGCCGGCGGCGGAAACTCCGCCCTGCAGGAGGCGATCCTGCTGTCCGGTAAGTGCGAAAAGGTGATCATGCTGCAGGACCTGCCGGAATTCACCGGTGAAAAGAAGCTGCAGGAGATCCTGTTCAGCCGTCCGAATGTGGAAAAATACACCGGCGTGAAGATCACAGGCCTGAACACGGAGGAGGGCATTCTCCGGAGCGTGACCGTGAAGCCGCAGGACGGCGGGGAAGAACGGCAGGTTGCCTGTGACGGCCTGTTTGTTGCCATCGGCCTGATTCCGGAAAACGATGCTTTCGCGCATCTGGCGGATCTGAACAAGTGGGGATACTTTGACAGCGATGAGCGCTGCGAGACAAAGACCCCCGGCGTCTTTGTGGCGGGTGACTGCCGCAGCAAGACGGTACGTCAGCTGACTACCGCGGCGGCGGACGGTGCGACAGCAGCGCTGGCAGCCTGCAGGTATATCGATAGTCTGTGA
- a CDS encoding Hsp20/alpha crystallin family protein, whose translation MSTFLPAVFGENMMDLFDDFDRDFFRGFGRPERALYGKNAARMMKTDVKETDEGYELAVDLPGMKKDEIHLDLQNGYLTISTQKNLENKEEKNGKLLRQERYTGTMQRSFYVGDNLTEEDVQAKYEDGVLTVKLPKKEAKKDPEKKQILIA comes from the coding sequence ATGAGTACTTTCCTGCCTGCTGTTTTCGGTGAAAATATGATGGATCTGTTTGATGACTTCGACCGTGATTTCTTCCGCGGCTTCGGCCGTCCGGAAAGAGCGCTCTACGGTAAGAACGCCGCCCGGATGATGAAAACCGACGTGAAGGAAACCGACGAAGGCTATGAGCTGGCGGTGGATCTGCCCGGTATGAAGAAGGATGAAATTCATCTGGATCTTCAGAACGGCTATCTGACCATCTCCACCCAGAAGAACCTGGAGAACAAGGAAGAAAAGAACGGCAAGCTGCTCCGCCAGGAGCGGTATACCGGCACCATGCAGCGCAGCTTCTACGTGGGCGACAACCTGACAGAGGAGGATGTGCAGGCCAAATACGAAGACGGTGTCCTGACCGTCAAGCTTCCCAAGAAGGAAGCCAAGAAGGATCCCGAAAAGAAACAAATCCTCATTGCATAA